GCGTCTTGATCTTTTCTTGAATTTTTTTGAAGCGGTGTTTCGCTGGGTGTCACACGCCTGGGCGCGCGAAAGAAAACCCACAGATGGAATCTGTGGGCTTCTAGTGTTTCAGTTGAGCGGGGGTGTTCAGCTCGCGGCGTTGACGCCCAGCTCGCTGCGTACCTGTTCGCACCAGTCGACCACGCGCTGCTCGGTCAGCTCGGGCTGGCAGTCGTCGTCCAGGCACAGCCCGCAGAACCTGCCGTCGATGACGCCCTTGCTGGCCTCGAACTCGTGGGTGTCGGTGTCGGTGAAGCCGAGCTTCCCGACCGCGCCGCGTTCGAGCATCTTGAGGTAGACGATGCCGATGGCGTCCTGGTAGGTGTCGGGGTAGCCGGCCTGGTCGCCCGTGCCGAAGAACAGGATCTTCTTGCCGGTGAGATCGACTTCGTCGAGGCGGTCGTAGATGTCCTGCCAGTCGTACTGGAGTTCGCCGACGTCCCAGGTGGGGATGCCGCAGAACAGGACGTCGTAGTTTTCGAGATCGGCGGGCTCGATCTGGGAGACGTCTTCGTAGACCTCGAAGAAGTCTTCGCCCAGCTCGTCGCGGATTTGCTCGGCGACGGCTTCGGTTTTGCCGGTGCAGGTGCCGTAGAAGAGTGCGATCTTCATGGTGTGTTCTCGTGTCGTTCCGGCTTGGCCGGGGTGGGGCGTTGGGGTCCGTGCAGCGACACACTGTAGCCCGCCGGGGCGCGCGGTCAAGCCCGGGCGGCGGGTGTTTCGCTGCTGTGGGGATAGGGGCGTTGGTCGGGCTGGCGCGGATGTAGTGGCGGGGCCGGGGGGATTCGGGGCAAAGCCATTGGTTTTCGCGTGGGGCGGGGCTAAACTCTAAGGCCGGGGTGTCTTGCTTTGTTCGTGCCCCGGGGATGAGAGGACCGCTTGATGACCATGCCGACCCGACCCCGCCTTGCCGTGCATCGGCCTGGCCTGCGTGCTGTTTTGCCGACCACCGCCGCGGCGCTCGCGGCGTGCTTGTGCGTTGGCCACGCCGGCGCGGTGGTCGTCGCGGGCGACCCGGGCCAGAACGCGCCGGACCAGACCGCCGCACCCGCCGGCTTCGAAGACGCGTGGGGCCGCATCGGCTCGCTCGGCGGGGGCTCGGGCGTCTACCTCGGCAACGGCTACGTCCTCTCCGCCCGGCACGTCGGCGGCGGGAACAACTTCATCGTCGACGGCGTCAACCACGCACGCATCTTCGGCTCGTCCGTCACGCTTACCAACCCGACCGGGCTCGGCCTTTCCGCCGAGGCCGACCTCTGGATCAACCGCTACACGGTCCGCGACACCTCGCCGCTGCACGGGCTGGGCGTCATCGACATCCGCGACACCCCGCTCGAAACCGCGGGCGGCGGCGGCGTCCTCATCGGCGAAGGGCTCGGGCAAACCACGCTGTCGTCTATCAATGTCGGCGGCAGCCGGACCGGGTATGCCTGGGGCGGCAGCGAAGTGCGGCGGTGGGGCGACATCGGCATCACCGGCGCGGCCGAGGAAATCGAAGCGAGCGGGCGCGACGTCGTCGGTGCCGTGTCGTTCAGTTTCCAGGAAGTCGCGGGCCGGGGCGCCGCCGCCGCGGGCGACTCGGGCGGCGGGCTTTTTTATGAGCAAGACGGCACGGTCGTCCTGGCCGGCATCATCCACGCGGTCACGCTTTTCAACGACCAGCAAGACGACACAAGCGCTTTTGGCAACCGCACACTGTTCTCCGACCTGTCCGTCTACCTCGACCAGATCCACGTCGTCGAAGGCGACCTCACGGGCGACGGCTTCGTCGGCGTCGAGGACCTGGACCTGATCCTCGCCAACTGGGGAGCGACCGTGACGCGGGGCGACTGGACCCAGGGAGACGCGACCGGCGACGGGCAGGTGGATCAGGCCGATTTAGATGCCGTACTGCCCCATTTTGGTTCGGGCACGCCGTCAAACGCCGTCCCCGAACCCGCGACGGGGGCCTTTTTTCTGGTGCTGGGGGCCTGTTTTTCGATGCGTAGACGGCGGGGCTGATTTTTACTTTTTTCGGACCCTCTAGGGTTGACACCTATCAATGTTGTGGTAGGATTCGACTCATCTGCAGGGGTGTTTTCTACAGTTTTCACAAGGTACAGGAGAGGATCCTCGATGAACCGATTTGCAATGAACGCCCTTGTTGGCGCCGCTCTGGCTGGTCTCGCTGCTGCTCCCGCATCGGCGGACCTGAACTACTACTGGGACATCACCGCCCTTGGCATCGGTGGCCCAGCCGGGACGGTGTCGAATGACCTCTCGATTATCACCGACAACTCCGGCTTCACCGCCGTGCTCCTCGCGGAGCTGACCAACGGGTCGTTCTACAACCCCAATGCGTCGAACGTCCCACCCGCCGGTGCCTCGGCTGACTCGTACTTCGGCGGTGGCTTCAACACCGGCGACTCGAACACGACGCCTTCGCCCATCATGGTCGGCAAGGCTGTGGACCTCGGCGGCGAACCGCTGGCCGAAGGCATCAGCGCCACCGTCATCAATGAAACCTGGATCCCTGACTTCGACCGGCTGACGACCTCGGGCACCCCATTCCCGACCGGCACCGTCGCGGCACCCGCCTTCGGCGGCCGCTTCAGCGCCAGCAGCGACGCGGCCGGCACCTACCAGATCCGCCTCAACAACGAGAACGGCGACCTGGTCCAGGTCCTCACGGGCACCATCACCGATGGCCGATTCAGCCAGCGCCTCTCGGGCGACGTCAACCTCGACGGCGATGTCGATATCTTCCAGGGCGGCGGCCAAGGCGACATCCAGATCGTCCTCGCCAACCTCGGCACCGGCGACTCGCTGATCACCGGCGACGCCAACGGCGACGACGACGTCGACATCTTCCAGGGCGGCGGCCAAGGCGACATCCAGATCGTCCTCGCCAACCTCGGCAACACCGCCGCTTCCGGCGCACGCGGCACCGAAGCCCGCGCGACCTACGACGCCACGACGGGCGACCTGACCTTCAGCATCTTCGGCCAGGTCCAGCTCATCGGTGTCGAGTCCATCGGCAACGTCCGGCCCGGCGAAGCCGCCGGCTCGCTCACGCTCTTTGGCGGTGCCGTCAACGCCGACGCCACCCAGTTCGACGAGAACTCGATCGCCTACTTCTTCGGTGCGAACCAGTTCTTCGATACAGGTGAATTCGAAATCGGTACCGTCTTGGCCACCGGCCTGACCGAATCCGACATCGTCTTCGAGTACGCCGGTGCCGACGGCCAGTCCGTCTCTGGCCAGGTCATCGTCGTCCCCGAGCCCGGCTCGCTCGCACTGCTCGGCCTCGGTGGCCTCGCACTGCTCCGCCGCCGCCGAGCTGCCTAAATCTGAACTTTGTTCTGGCATCTGTGGAAAATAGCGGGTACACTTACCCTGCAACATGTGCCTGTTACCCGCCTCACACCTTCCTGTTGGAAGAGAGAGAAAATTCATGATCATCCGTACCCTACTCGTCGCACTGCCCGCCTGTGCCATCGCCGCCGCCGCTTCGGCCGGTGACGCCGCGGTGGCCACCTATGACGCCACCACCGGCGACCTGATCTTTGATATCAACGGCCAGGTCCAGCTCATCGGTGTCGAGTCCATCGGCAACGTCCGGCCCGGCGAAGCCGCCGGCTCGCTCACGCTCTTTGGCGGTGCCGTCAACGCCGACGCGACCCAGTTCGACGAGAACTCGATCGCCTACTTCTTCGGTGCGAACCAGTTCTTCGATACCGGCCGCTTCGAAATCGGCCCCGTCCTGGCCACCGGCCTGGGCGAGTCGGACATCACCTTCGAGTACGCCGGTGCCGACGGCCAGTCCGTCGCCGGCCAGGTCATCGTCGTCCCCGAGCCCGGCTCGCTCGCACTGCTCGGCCTCGGTGGCCTCGCACTGCTCCGTCGCCGCCGCTAAAGGCCGACACGCAGACGCGATCCTCTAGACCTCTTGAAGCCCGGCCAAACGGCCGGGCTTTTTTGTGCGCCGCCGGCACGAGAATGCGATAGCTCACTCGCCGCACGGCAGACCCCCTCGGTGCAGCACGCGTTTGGCCGGCTAGCGACATTGCTAACCCGATTGGGTCTGCGCGGGTTGCTCGTGCGATTCACCCGCCGTCCGACCCTGTCCGCCGGCGACAGTGGGGCGGGTGGAATCGCGTAGCTTGTCCTCTGCACAACTGATACGCATCCCAGTTGATCCGCGCGCGTTTCTGCCGGGGCGCCACACCACTGCCCGTAGGGCTGCTGTGTGCGACAACCCGATGCCATTGATCGTCCCGGCACACAGCAGGCCTGCGGACAGGCCAGTTGTGTGGCACCCCGAATCGCGAGTTCTTTCGGGGATGCGTATGGGTCTTGACACAATCTGGCAAAGGGCTCTTGCACTGGCGCACTATAACGTTAGTATACACTTACTATTGTCGCCTGCTTGTGTGATGCCATGCGGACACGGCCCGCCCCGGCATCGAGGGGCGTCACCGGACACGCCGTCACACCGTCACACCGTCACACCGACACGAGGCCAAGATGCAGACTCCGACACACTGGCAGACGATCCTGGCCGGGGCGACGCGAGCCCCTTCCCCGCACAACACGCAGCCGTGGCGGGTGCGGGTGCTCGATGACCGCCGGGCGGAGCTGTACCTCGACGCCGCCAGACTGATCGTCGCAGATAAGACGGGATGTTTTCAGGTCTCGGCCGCGGGCATCTTCATCGAAGCGGTCCGCCTCCTCGCAGCCAACATCGGCTATCGGCTCGAGGTTGAGCTCCACGAGATCGAGCTGACCTCGGCGATGGTCCCGATCGCGCAGATGGCGCTGGAAGAGGACCCACAGATCGAGCCCACCGGTATTGATGCGCCGCGGCTTGCCCAGCGTCGAACCGCTCGGCTTGCGCACACCGGCCGACTGATGTCGGATCGTGAGGCAGAGCCCTTCCATGGTCTCGCCGAAGCGTTCGGCCAGCACTTCGGATACAGCACCGAGAACGCGCTCATCGAACGCACGCTCGCCCGGAACACCGAGGCGATCTTTGAAGACATGGACACCCGGACGTACCGAGAGGAGTTCGTCGGTTGGCTGCGCAATAAACGCCAGGCCGCCGTGAAGCGGGACGGGATGGAGCTCGGTTCGATGCGGATGGGCGTGATGGAGTACCAGCTGCTCCGGGCTGCGCCGTGGCTGCTCAAGACACCGGGCATCCGCGGTCCTCTGTCCAGGCGGTACCGCAGGACCCTGGGGCAGACCGACCACATCGGCTGGCTGTCGGGTCCGTTCTGGGAGTACCCACAGGCCATCGAAGCCGGCCGCTTCCTGCTGCGCTTCTGGCTGGCGCTGAGTGAGTTGGGGATGGGCATGCACCCGCTGGGCAACCTTGTCACGAACGCGCGTGCAAAGGCGTGGTTGGACCGGGAGCTTGTGGGCGGGCCCGGCGCCTGGCTGGTGTTCCGATTTGGGCAGACGCCGACGCCGCCCAAGAGTGGTCGTCTGCCACTGAGTGAGGTGCTGCTTGACTGAGACGATACGTTGTTTGTGGATCGGGTTTGCCGTAGGCGTGCTGGGGCTGCTGCGCCGGTGCATCGAGGCCGAGCCGCGCCTGCTCCGCCTGACGCGCCGCGCCTGGATGCAGCCGGTGCTGCGTTGGTCGTGCCGAATGAAAGCGCTGCGCGTCCACCTGGATGCGGCCAGGCGCTGCCCGGCCTACCGCGCGTTTCTCGAGGCGCAAGGTTGCGAGCCGGCCACGCGGTGGGCCGACTTCAAGGACATCCCGGCCACCGACAAGGAGAACTACGTCAAGCGGTACGCGATCGAAGCGAGGTGCTACGGCGGCGAGATCCCCAGGGCCGGCGTCGTCATCGATGAGTCCTCCGGGTCCAGCGGCCGGCCCAACAACTGGGTCCGTGGGCGCGCGGAGCTGGCGTCGGTCCGCAGGCTGATCCAGTTCGCCTACCGCCAGGCCTACGGCGACAGGCCGATGATCGTGCTCAACTGCTTCGCGCTGGGCGCATGGGCCACGGGCATGAACGTCACGATGTCCCTGGCGGACATCGCGATGATCAAGTCGATCGGGCCCGACAAAGACCGCGTCGACAACACGCTGCGCGAGTTCGGCGATGGCTACCGCTACCTGATCGCGGGGTATCCGCCGTTCCTGAAAAACTACGCCGACACCGCGGGTGTCGACCTCCCGTCCTACGACATCCACCTGGTGCTCGGCGGCGAGGGGATGTCCGAAGGTCTGCGTGACCACCTGCTCGGTTCGTTTACGACGGTACGCTCCTCGTTCGGCGCGTCGGACCTGGAGATCAACATCGGCGTCGAGACGGCTAAGACGATCGCGCTGCGTCGGCGCTGCGTCCGGGATGTCGGGCTCTGCCGGGCGCTGTTTGGCCGACCCACACCGCCGATGATCTTCCAGTACAACCCCGCGGACTACTACATCGAGGCCAGCCGGGAGGGCGAGCTGATTTTCACCGTCGCCCGTCGGGCCAACATCGCCCCGAAGGTCCGCTACAACCTGCGGGATGAAGGGGGCGTCATCGCGATGGACCGGCTGAACACGGTGCTCGCAGAGCAGGGCGTCGCGGCGGGCGAGATCGGGCGCGATGAAAGCGCGCTGCCGCTGCTCTACGTGTTCGGACGCAGCGACATGACCGTTGCGTTCTACGGGGCGAACCTGTACCCGGGGGATATCGAGGCGGCCATCAATCGGGAGCCCGAGTTGACCGCGGCGTGTAACGGGTTTCAGATGCGCGTCGAGGAGGACCGCGTTTCGCTTCGGCCAACCCTGGTCATCACGCTCGAGCGCAGCGAGTCCGGTGCATCGCCGATGCCAGACCCCGGCAGGTTGCGTGAGATGTTCCTGACGCGGCTGGTGGAAGTCAACCAGGACTTCCGGGAAGTGCGCAAGATGTTTGATGCGGACCAGTTGGCTGTCGAAATCGAAGACTACGGTGCCGGCCCGTTCTCAGACCGCGACATCCGGGTCAAGAGCCGGTATTTGGGGTAGTGGGGTGGCGCTGCGCGCTCGGCTTTGTGGCCTATCGGCTTAGCGGCGGGGGGATCGATGCGTAGTGAGGTGTTGAGAATGGTATGTGTTGAAGAACTCGATCCGGGGCAACTCTTGGGACTATCGCTCGCCGAGCAATCTCGTTGGCACAAATGCGCGGGCATGCCCCGAAGCTGGCCGAAAGATCATGTGCTGCGCGGTGATACCCATCTGGACCCGATCGTCTGTCAGGCAGTCGAGCAGGGGGGTGTCACTGGCCGCTTCTTTAGGGGACAGTGATCTCGCAAGCGCTTCGAGCGCCGTGTATCGTGCGCATGCCGTCTGTGCGAGCATGCTCTTCGTGTCTCCGGTCGTCTGGTCAAGGATGCGATAGTCGTTGGTCACAAGCAGGGGGAAGTCGTCTTCTGCCCAGCGCAGGGCATGGCGCGTGGGCGTGCGCTCGATGACGACGCGGTGGTGGTTTTCAGTTCCGACGAGCATGAACAGAACGCCGGTAGTCAGTTTTGTGTGGCTGAGTTGATCCAGGGCCGCATCAAAGTTGGCCGCGTCTTGCAGTACCCGGCGGAGGTGGAGGAGTACCGGGTATCCGGTCATGGCGAGTCCTTCGGGGGCGGCGACGGCATTGATGGTGGCGGCGAATCCGCGGTGGGACATCCCGCTGACCGCTCCGATCGATCCCGGCCAGCCGGCGGTGACCAATGCGGGGCTGTTGTTGTTTCGATAGTCGAGCAGGTAGGTCGCGCGGGCGAGCAGGTCTTCGGGCCACCAGTCCATGTTGCGAGCCAAGGCCGGTCCGTTGGTTGTCGCGAGGGCCATCGTCGAGCAGCCGAACATGGAGATGGCCAGGTCGTAGGCGATATTGGCGAGGATGATGTCGCGCCAGGTCCGCTCAACGAGGCGCGCATACCTGACGGCCTCCTTGTGGAATCGGTTGGCGGTGCGGAGGCGGACCAAGTCGGCAAGCTGGTGTGTTTCGCCAGGGAACTCGCTGAGCACCGCATCGAGCAGGCGGCGGCCTTGCGAGATTGCCGCATTGGGCAGGGTGTTTGGCCCGGACTTGAGGTCGATCGGGATGGTCGGACAGGGGGTCCACGGGGGCATGATGTCACCTTGAAGATCGTAGGGACGTGTCAGGTTAGCATGAGGGCGAGAGCCGATGCGCGCACGAAAAAGCCCGCCTCGCGATTTCTCGCTTGGCGGGCTTGTCGGGACCTGGTTACAGATCTCAGACAAGTGAACAGTTGGTGTTTTGGCGGGTCGTTGCCGAGCCGCTATCCGCGTTGCCGACTTTCCGAGGAGAGCCGCCGATGCGGGCGAGGTTGCGTTGACTTGACCGGTGCGGATCGCTCCGCTGTGGTGTTGTTTGGCTCCGGGGTATCCGGTTTACCGAGTGTTCCACGTTTCCGGTTCTAAGGTATCCCTTAGAAAGGAGGTGATCCAGCCGCAGGTTCCCCTACGGCTACCTTGTTACGACTTCGTCCCAGTCACCGAGCTCACCGTAGGGACCACTGAATCGTGGCCACTTCGGGTGCTCCCGGCTCCCATGACGTGACGGGCGGTGTGTACAAGGCTCAGGAACTTATTCACCGCGTCGTTGCTGATACGCGATTACTAGCGATTCCAACTTCATGTGGTCGAGTTGCAGACCACAATCCGAACTGGGGCGCGGTTTGTGCGATTTGCTCCACGTTACCGTATCGCTTCGCTCTGTCCGCGCCATTGTAGCACGTGTGCAGCCCAGGGCATAAAGGCCATGAGGACTTGACGTCATCCCCACCTTCCTCCGGTTTGACACCGGCAGTCCCACTAGAGTCCCCGACATGACTCGCTGGCAACTAGTGGCAAGGGTTTCGCTCGTTAAGGGACTTAACCCGACACTTCACAGCACGAGCTGACGACAGCCATGCAGCACCTGTGATTGTTCCACGTAAACGCGTCACGACCGTTTCGGGTCGCTAATTCAATCATGTCAAGCCCTGGATAAGGTTCTTCGCGTTGCTTCGAATTAAGCCACATGCTCCACCGCTTGTGTGAGCCCCCGTCAATTCCTTTGAGTTTTAGCCTTGCGACCGTACTCCCCAGGCGGTGTACTTAATACTTTTGCTTCGGCCGCGATGGGGTCAAACCCTCCGCGATCTAGTACACATCGTTTAGGGCGTGGACTACCGGGGTATCTAATCCCGTTCGCTACCCACGCTTTCGTCCCTGAGCGTCAACAACGACCCAGCTACCCGCCTTCGCCTCTGGCATTCCTCTAGATATCTACGCATTTCACCGCTCCACCTAGAGTTCTGGTAGCCCCTGTCGTGTTCAAGATTGGCAGTTTACCGAGCAATTCCACGGTTGAGCCGTGGTATTTCACAAGATACTTACCGATCCGCCTGCGGACCCTTTAAGCCCAGTGATTCCGATTAACGCTTGAGCCCTCTGTATTACCGCGGCTGCTGGCACAGAGTTAGCCGGCTCTTCCTTTGGTTCTGGTCAGAACTTCCTAAAACCTGACAGTGGTTTACACACCTAGATGCTTCATCCCACACGCGGCATTGCTCCGTCACGCTTTCGCGCATTGCGGAATATTCGTTACTGCAGCCTCCCGTAGGAGTCCGGGCAGTGTCTCAGTCCCGATGCGGCGGGTCATGCTCTCACACCCGCTACCCGTCTTAGCCTTGGTAAGCCGTTACCTTACCAACAAGCTGATAGGACGTACCCCGATCTCCAGGTGGCAAGCCTTTGCCCGCGGAACCATACAGCTCTACGGGGTTATGAGGTATTACCACAGGTTTCCCTGAGCTATCCCTCGCCTGGAGGTACGTTAGGTACGCATTACTCGCCCTTTCGCCGGTTCACCTACCGAAGTAGGATCTCCCTCGACTTGCATGTTTTAGCCATGCCGCCAGCGTTCAATCTGAGCCAGGATCAAACTCTTCGATTTTATTTATTGACTGTGCGGACCTGCAAGCAGGACCCGCGGTGTCTTCTCGATGAGAATGCCTGTATACCGACACTTCCGAGGAAGCGCCGATGGTCTTGGTGATGTCGAAACATCACCAGCCTGCCGAGCGGCTAATCTACGGCAGGACTTGGGGGGTTGGATAATTCGTCCTTGCCAAGTGGCCGAAGCCACCCGACAAGCATTCGTTGGACGTGATCCGTGGGGCTGTCTGTGAAGACACAGCCCCGGGATTTTTACCTCGCGGCCGACCAGAAGCTGATCGGGTACGCGGGGTCACATCCTCGCAACATACCAACTGTTCACTTGTCAAAGATCGGCAAAAACTCGTTAGGACACGGCATGGCCGGCCCGTTTTCCCTCACGTCTCCGTGAGGCGAGCGAAGCATTCTAGTGATCGGCGTGCGGCTGTCAAGCTGGCTGCCTGGCGTGTGGAAAAGTGTCGGCCACTCTTCACGACGCCACCCGAAGGGCCAGGGCGGGTCGCCCGGCTGGGCCGAGTATTAGAACACAGCCCGGCAAGCTTGTCAACCCGCCAGTATCGGCTGATTTGGAGGTTTTGGTGGATTTTTTCGGGGGCTGGGGGCAGGCACCCACCGAGGGGATCTGGTCGTGGTTCACTCTGACAGCTGGGGCGGGCTTCCAGCCCGCCGTCAGGATGCAGGCCTGAGTACACACGTGTTTCACGGCTACGCCGTGATGGCGGGCAAGATGCCCGCCCCACCTCGCTCGAAGTGAACCACGACGGGGAATCTGTGGGCTTCGGGGTGGGGCGGCTATAGTTGATGGGGCGGATTCTTCACGACTTTTGGAGACGGCGGATGCGATGGGTTTGCGGTGCTGCGGTGTTGTTGATGATGGTGCTGGCCTTGCCGGGGTGTTCGGATGCGCGGGGGGTGTCGGCGGGGGACTATGAGCATGTGTACACGGTGCGGGCGCGGGTGATGCAGTTGCCCGATGGTTCGCCGGGCGGGGCGTTTATGGCGTACCACGAGGAGATCTCAGACTACCAGGCGGCGAACGGGTCGGTCGGGATGCAGTCGATGCTGATGCCGTTCACGATCGTGGACGACTCGGTGCTTGATGGGGTCGCGGTGGGGGACGTGGTGGCGATTACGTTTGGCGAGTCGTTTGAGCCGGCGGTGAAGCAGGGGGTGATTTCGATCGAGAAGCTGCCGAGCGACACGGTGCTGGCGTTTGACGCGGTGGCGGAAGAGTGAGGCGAGCTCGGCCGCGAGCGCGGGGTTGGTTCGGCGGCGCTGCGGCGAGTTGCGGCGTCATGCTGTTGTCCGCGACGGTCGCGCCGGCGCAGGGGCCGGCGGAGGAGGGGGCCGGTGTTGAGCCCGCTGCGGGGCCCAGCGCGGAGGCGGTGGAGTCGCTGGTGTACATCAATGCGCTGCGCGCGGACCCGGCGCGGGAGGCGTTCGCGATCGCGGGGTTGAGTCGGCGGGCGTTTGATATCCCGGCGTATGTCGCGATGGATCTGTTCGTGGACGAGCTGCTTGCGGCACAGCCCGCGCCGCCGCTGGTGTTTGATGTGCGGCTGGTCGACGCGGCGACGAAGCACAGTGAGTACATGATCGAGCACGGCCAGGGGCATGTAGAAGACCCGGCCCGCGCGGGCTTCACCGGCGAGCGTCACCCGCAGCGGATCGCGGCGGCGGGGTACGACGCGTGGATGTCGTGCGAGAATGTGTTTGTTGCGGCGCTCAACGCGCACCAGGGGCACGTGGGTTTTGTGATCGACTGGGGCTGGGAGGACCATCCCGGCGGGATGCAGCCGGGGCGTGGGCACCGGGCGAACCTGCTCAATGCGGGGCTGACGCAGGTCGGGATCGCGGCGGTGCCCTGGCACGAGGAGGCGTTTGGCCGGGACCTGTGGAGCGTAACGCATGCGCTGGCGACGCCGCGCGAGCGTCGGCGCTGCGTGGGTGGCGTGGTGTATGCGGACGCGAACGGCAACGGCCGATTCGATGCGGGCGAGGGGCGCGGCGGCGTCGAACTGGTCGGCGACGACGGCAGCGTGGCGACGTCGTGGGACAGCGGCGCGTACACGCTCGTGCTGATCGGCAACGACGCGACGCGGGTCACCGCCACGGGCCCCGACGGCCTGCTGTGCATGCGCTTCGAGGTGGCTGCGGGCGTTGAAAATGTGCAGCGCGATTGGATTGTGCCGGTGCGTGTCGATCGCGACGCGGTGGCCCGCGCGGTCGAGGCGTGCGACGCGGCCGCTGCGGGCAATGAAGACTTGCAGCGGCGGGCGCGGGCTGCGCTTTGGGCTACTGCCGAGCAGTACGCGGTGCCCGAGGATTTGGCCGCGCGGGTGGAGGCGTTGACGCAGGGGTTGGGTGACGAGGTTGCGGCGAGCCGTCGGCGTGTGCTCGATGCGCTGCTAGACAGCGGCGACGATGCGGACGCGGTGCGCGGGGTGATCGACGCCGAGCGGCGGGCGTTCGCGCGGACAGCACTGGCGGACTGGTACGTGCAGGCGGAGGCGGTGCGTCGCGTGTGGGTCGCGGCGGCGCGTCTGTCGGCCGACCTCGAGCCGGAGGCGGACCCCGCGCGGCGTCGGCGAGCGCTGCGTTCGCTGTATCGGCAGTTGGAGCGTGTGACGGATGCAGAACTGCGCCGCGCGATTGCGCCGGTGCTGCGGCCTTGAATCAACACATGTTGAATACACACGCCGTCTAGCCGTCGCCCAACGGGCGGCGCGTTTCTGCAAGCCACACGGACGCGCCGCCCGTTGGGCGACGGCTAAACAATGCACGTGTTTGTTGGGGTCACGACAACTTCAGCGCCATATGGTGCTCGTCGAACGACTGTCCATCGATGCGCAGCGCATCGGGCTCGGTGCCCCACACGACAAAGCCCAGCGATTCGTAGAGCCGCTGCGCGCCGGGCGCGGAGGCGCTCACGCTGAGCTGTACGGCCGCGATACCTTGCGCCGCTTGAGCGAACGTGATCGCTTCGGCCATCAGTCTTCGGCCGACGCCTCGCCGGCGAAACGCGGGTGCGACATACATGCCCCAGACCGAGGCCTTGTGGTTTTCTTTGAGCTTCGTGTGCAGTCCCACGCCGACCGAGCCGACGAGGCCGGCCGTGTCATCGAACGCGCCGAACGCGGCGTGCTGTGCGCTTGCCTGCAATCGCTCACGCACCTGGACGATGTCCGACCCGCGGTCGTCGGTGGGCGACGAGCCGAAGGATGCGGGCGAATCGAGCAGCATGGCCTTGCGCAGCGCGACGCTCGCCTCGGCGTCGGCGACCCCGAGTTTGCGGTAGTGGATGGTCATCCCACGATCATAGCCCGGGCCTGAATCGCCTTCGAATCACGAAAACCTGTTTTCCCTTCGCGTTTGCGGGCGGTTTCGATACACTGGGCATGCGGGCCACTGGGTGGTGGCCCGCACCTTTCCTGCCTCGTGTCACGTCTCTTGGGATCCTTGGGCCCCGCACTCTGTCTGGAGAAAAGATACATGCCTGTTTTCTGCCCGTCTCGTGTTTGCGTTGCCGCGTGCTTGTTGTCTTGCGTGTTTGTGCCGGCCGCAGGGGCCGCGGAGTTCGAGGTCTTTGCGGACCAGGTCGGCGGGTTCTATGGGCCTTACCTGCCCACCGATTTTTCCGACCCGATGGACACCCCGCCGATCCCGATGCCCGACAACATGGAGACGTTCCAGAACTATTTTATGGGGCGCACCTCGTCCATCACCGGCTTTACCTCGCCCGAGCGTCGTGTCTTTTTTATCTACGACCTGACGGGGACGCCGCTGCCTGCCGGTGAAGTGGTGACG
The sequence above is a segment of the Phycisphaeraceae bacterium D3-23 genome. Coding sequences within it:
- a CDS encoding copper-binding protein, translated to MRWVCGAAVLLMMVLALPGCSDARGVSAGDYEHVYTVRARVMQLPDGSPGGAFMAYHEEISDYQAANGSVGMQSMLMPFTIVDDSVLDGVAVGDVVAITFGESFEPAVKQGVISIEKLPSDTVLAFDAVAEE
- a CDS encoding PEP-CTERM sorting domain-containing protein, coding for MIIRTLLVALPACAIAAAASAGDAAVATYDATTGDLIFDINGQVQLIGVESIGNVRPGEAAGSLTLFGGAVNADATQFDENSIAYFFGANQFFDTGRFEIGPVLATGLGESDITFEYAGADGQSVAGQVIVVPEPGSLALLGLGGLALLRRRR
- a CDS encoding GNAT family N-acetyltransferase, with amino-acid sequence MTIHYRKLGVADAEASVALRKAMLLDSPASFGSSPTDDRGSDIVQVRERLQASAQHAAFGAFDDTAGLVGSVGVGLHTKLKENHKASVWGMYVAPAFRRRGVGRRLMAEAITFAQAAQGIAAVQLSVSASAPGAQRLYESLGFVVWGTEPDALRIDGQSFDEHHMALKLS
- a CDS encoding C45 family autoproteolytic acyltransferase/hydrolase, which produces MPPWTPCPTIPIDLKSGPNTLPNAAISQGRRLLDAVLSEFPGETHQLADLVRLRTANRFHKEAVRYARLVERTWRDIILANIAYDLAISMFGCSTMALATTNGPALARNMDWWPEDLLARATYLLDYRNNNSPALVTAGWPGSIGAVSGMSHRGFAATINAVAAPEGLAMTGYPVLLHLRRVLQDAANFDAALDQLSHTKLTTGVLFMLVGTENHHRVVIERTPTRHALRWAEDDFPLLVTNDYRILDQTTGDTKSMLAQTACARYTALEALARSLSPKEAASDTPLLDCLTDDRVQMGITAQHMIFRPASGHARAFVPTRLLGER
- a CDS encoding CAP domain-containing protein; protein product: MLLSATVAPAQGPAEEGAGVEPAAGPSAEAVESLVYINALRADPAREAFAIAGLSRRAFDIPAYVAMDLFVDELLAAQPAPPLVFDVRLVDAATKHSEYMIEHGQGHVEDPARAGFTGERHPQRIAAAGYDAWMSCENVFVAALNAHQGHVGFVIDWGWEDHPGGMQPGRGHRANLLNAGLTQVGIAAVPWHEEAFGRDLWSVTHALATPRERRRCVGGVVYADANGNGRFDAGEGRGGVELVGDDGSVATSWDSGAYTLVLIGNDATRVTATGPDGLLCMRFEVAAGVENVQRDWIVPVRVDRDAVARAVEACDAAAAGNEDLQRRARAALWATAEQYAVPEDLAARVEALTQGLGDEVAASRRRVLDALLDSGDDADAVRGVIDAERRAFARTALADWYVQAEAVRRVWVAAARLSADLEPEADPARRRRALRSLYRQLERVTDAELRRAIAPVLRP